The Actinomycetota bacterium genome has a segment encoding these proteins:
- a CDS encoding bifunctional precorrin-2 dehydrogenase/sirohydrochlorin ferrochelatase, with amino-acid sequence MRFGYPVSLDVAGRRCVVVGGGPLAAQKADGLLAAGAQVVAIAARPSPGLREAAAAGRIELVARCFRAGDLAGVFLAIATGEDPVSNIEVAAEARRERVLFNALDDVVHCDFAAAAVVRRGELRLAVSTGGKAPALARRLREQLEVRFGDEWGQLVEVLDGARRACLPRTVTFSEWQRRWATALRDPQRLAERLAAGDRESVRDGVLRVMRTGSGPS; translated from the coding sequence GTGAGGTTCGGCTACCCGGTCAGTCTCGACGTCGCCGGCCGCCGCTGCGTTGTGGTGGGCGGCGGCCCGCTGGCGGCGCAGAAGGCCGATGGTCTGCTCGCAGCCGGCGCTCAGGTTGTCGCGATCGCCGCCCGCCCGTCCCCTGGGCTCCGCGAGGCAGCCGCAGCCGGCCGGATCGAGCTCGTCGCGCGTTGTTTCCGCGCCGGCGACCTGGCGGGCGTCTTCTTGGCCATCGCCACTGGCGAGGATCCGGTCAGCAACATCGAGGTGGCGGCGGAGGCCCGGCGGGAACGGGTCCTGTTCAACGCGCTGGACGACGTCGTCCACTGCGACTTCGCCGCCGCAGCGGTGGTGCGCCGTGGCGAGCTGCGCCTGGCGGTCTCCACCGGGGGAAAGGCTCCGGCGCTGGCCCGGCGGTTGCGCGAGCAACTGGAAGTCCGCTTCGGCGACGAATGGGGCCAGCTCGTCGAGGTCCTCGACGGCGCACGGCGGGCCTGTCTGCCCCGCACCGTCACGTTCAGCGAGTGGCAGCGCCGCTGGGCGACGGCGCTGCGCGATCCGCAACGCCTGGCCGAGCGGCTCGCCGCCGGGGACCGCGAGAGTGTGCGCGACGGCGTGCTGCGGGTGATGCGGACGGGCTCTGGCCCGTCGTGA
- a CDS encoding nitrite/sulfite reductase: MPVANIPAAKRAGLPVDLDRLTAEGDDWLSPEQRYALKTHGVCAQSQPQVFMVRVRNGGDLTAGQACGLADIAERHGRGWLHLTTRQQAELHHVHATEVNAVLAAVRALGLTTRSTCGHTVRGVMWCPDAGVALAEPFDCAPDAHAITAAVLARTPDLDTQLPSRVNIHLGGCPACRDHARLNDAGLVSVLGAGGQPGYELWVGGSLGRSVPTLAVKALDFVPRAHAVTAVTALLDVYIAHGNFDQPNKARMKFLLRDLGADRFLDLFRAAYARTCRRPHPPPPQVEVSDADLAAAVLAQAPEGGWSRGVRPQRTPGRAVVTVEIPLGDLDADDLRGLAGLAGRYADGVLHLTRDQDITLRHVPLGAVPALRGDLGDLGLAVAGTTAARDVRACTGGPVCSLAITASQQVAWAVRSSPALARNGHLRVSVSGCPNACAQQQVADVGFSGGKVHVGGGAQLGYQVWLGGDIAAGRVGQVVGRVAERDVPAITEAIVGLWEALRAAGESLPQTVTRLGPDAFAAHIDRVFRGRWESGAEPGQRPRAAGDTPTAGLTLEPDRLLPLAVA; the protein is encoded by the coding sequence ATGCCGGTCGCGAACATCCCCGCCGCGAAGCGTGCCGGACTCCCGGTGGACCTCGACCGGCTCACCGCCGAGGGCGACGACTGGCTGAGCCCCGAACAGCGGTACGCCCTCAAGACCCACGGCGTGTGCGCCCAGTCGCAGCCCCAGGTGTTCATGGTCCGGGTGCGCAACGGTGGGGATCTCACGGCCGGCCAGGCGTGCGGCCTTGCGGACATCGCCGAGCGGCACGGTCGGGGCTGGCTGCACCTCACCACCCGCCAGCAGGCCGAACTGCACCACGTCCACGCCACCGAAGTGAACGCCGTGCTCGCCGCCGTCCGCGCCCTCGGGCTGACGACCCGCTCGACGTGCGGTCACACCGTCCGGGGGGTGATGTGGTGCCCCGACGCCGGCGTTGCCCTGGCCGAGCCGTTCGACTGCGCACCCGACGCCCACGCGATCACCGCCGCGGTCCTGGCCCGAACGCCCGACCTGGACACCCAGCTGCCGTCCCGCGTCAACATCCACCTGGGCGGCTGTCCCGCCTGTCGCGACCACGCCCGGCTCAACGACGCCGGGTTGGTCTCCGTGCTGGGCGCGGGTGGTCAGCCTGGCTACGAGCTGTGGGTCGGCGGGAGTCTGGGACGCTCTGTGCCCACCCTAGCGGTGAAGGCCCTGGACTTCGTCCCCCGGGCCCACGCGGTCACGGCGGTCACCGCCCTCCTCGACGTCTACATCGCCCACGGCAACTTCGACCAGCCCAACAAGGCCCGCATGAAGTTCCTGCTGCGCGACCTTGGCGCCGACCGCTTCCTCGACCTGTTCCGCGCCGCGTACGCCCGGACCTGCCGTCGCCCGCACCCGCCGCCACCCCAGGTCGAGGTCTCCGACGCCGACCTGGCCGCGGCGGTGCTGGCCCAGGCTCCCGAGGGCGGCTGGTCGCGTGGGGTCCGCCCCCAGCGCACGCCCGGCCGGGCCGTGGTCACCGTCGAGATCCCCCTCGGAGACCTCGACGCCGACGACCTGCGCGGCCTGGCTGGCCTCGCCGGGCGGTACGCCGACGGCGTGCTGCACCTCACCCGCGACCAGGACATCACCCTGCGACACGTACCGCTCGGGGCCGTCCCCGCTCTGCGCGGCGACCTCGGCGACCTGGGCCTTGCGGTCGCCGGCACCACCGCGGCGCGCGACGTCCGCGCCTGTACCGGAGGTCCGGTGTGCTCGTTGGCGATCACCGCCTCCCAGCAGGTCGCCTGGGCCGTTCGCTCCAGCCCTGCCCTGGCCCGCAACGGCCACCTGAGGGTGTCCGTCTCGGGCTGCCCCAACGCCTGCGCGCAACAGCAGGTGGCCGATGTGGGGTTCTCCGGCGGGAAGGTCCACGTGGGCGGCGGGGCTCAGTTGGGCTACCAGGTGTGGCTGGGCGGCGACATCGCGGCGGGCCGGGTCGGGCAGGTGGTGGGCCGGGTCGCCGAGCGCGACGTGCCAGCGATCACCGAAGCGATCGTCGGGTTGTGGGAGGCGCTGCGGGCCGCCGGCGAGTCGCTGCCCCAGACGGTGACCCGGCTCGGCCCCGACGCGTTCGCGGCGCACATCGACCGGGTCTTCCGGGGCCGCTGGGAGTCGGGCGCCGAGCCAGGACAACGGCCACGCGCTGCAGGCGACACGCCGACAGCCGGCCTCACCCTCGAACCCGACCGGCTCCTACCCCTGGCGGTCGCCTGA
- a CDS encoding pirin family protein encodes MSGPVGERDQQCDNEALDGVELREGRRTSVGGLGVVRVLPTKGRRTVGAWCFVDLMGAADADQPDPMEVGPHPHIGLSTVTWLIQGEALHTDSLGSEQVIRPGQLNWMTAGHGIAHAELAARPPFSGAQMWVAQPEATRHGEPSFQHIAQLPEMQEGSATVRLFAGSFGAATSPARTDTPLVGVDVTVRGGRTVLPTSAGFEHAVVPLDASVRVGPEIVEPGWLALVPTGVEELPIETRSNAARMLVLGGEPFPERIQMWWNFVARDREEFDAAWRDWQQRSPRFGEVTSSLGRIDAPHPPWMSI; translated from the coding sequence GTGAGCGGACCGGTGGGGGAGCGGGACCAGCAGTGCGACAACGAGGCACTCGACGGAGTTGAGCTCCGCGAAGGACGCCGGACGTCGGTGGGTGGTCTCGGCGTGGTCCGGGTCTTGCCCACCAAGGGTCGTCGCACGGTCGGCGCATGGTGCTTCGTCGATCTGATGGGTGCGGCCGACGCTGACCAGCCGGATCCGATGGAGGTGGGGCCCCATCCCCACATCGGCTTGTCCACCGTGACCTGGCTGATCCAGGGGGAGGCGCTGCACACGGACTCGTTGGGCTCCGAACAGGTCATCCGGCCCGGCCAACTGAACTGGATGACCGCCGGGCACGGGATCGCGCACGCCGAGCTGGCTGCACGCCCGCCGTTCTCGGGGGCGCAGATGTGGGTTGCCCAGCCCGAGGCGACGCGGCACGGCGAACCGTCGTTCCAGCACATCGCGCAGCTGCCAGAGATGCAGGAGGGCAGCGCGACGGTGCGGCTGTTCGCGGGCAGCTTCGGCGCCGCCACCTCTCCGGCCCGCACCGATACACCCCTGGTCGGCGTGGATGTGACGGTGCGTGGCGGCCGCACGGTGCTGCCGACCTCGGCCGGGTTCGAGCACGCGGTCGTGCCGCTTGATGCTTCTGTGCGGGTCGGACCCGAGATCGTTGAGCCGGGTTGGCTGGCTCTGGTGCCCACCGGCGTGGAGGAGCTCCCGATCGAGACCCGCTCGAACGCAGCTCGGATGTTGGTGCTCGGCGGGGAGCCGTTTCCCGAGCGGATCCAGATGTGGTGGAACTTCGTCGCGAGGGATCGCGAGGAGTTCGATGCCGCGTGGCGCGACTGGCAGCAGCGTTCGCCCCGCTTCGGGGAGGTCACGTCGAGCCTCGGCCGGATCGACGCGCCACATCCCCCATGGATGTCGATCTGA
- a CDS encoding uroporphyrinogen-III synthase has translation MEGLRVGVTSAGEARELSGALERRGAVVTWGPTVEGRVATGRDLLAQIDRLLAAEPSWVVASTGVGVRAWAEVAERHGRLHLLEATLRRARVVARRSKALGALRWLGVDPVFVSAQETDEDVATWLRQRLLPGDRVAVQVRGAGSLGAYQRLVDAGGEVLPLVPCTSVPPADLRPARELVRRACAGVVDVVVCTSPSAAGNLMRIAADIGVEGALVTALGERVAAAAVGMMTAASLENAGVPVAIMPPRPRTGELVGALGGWAASGRQLPVPAVRLDPAGRAVIADGCRVELGHREFGVLAALVRRPHVACRLDLLAVEAWGHRAPDNPRLIKHQVGRLRRKLGCHGRSIETVRGVGYRYAPPSAGGSG, from the coding sequence GTGGAGGGTCTCCGGGTCGGGGTCACGTCGGCCGGCGAGGCTCGCGAGCTGAGCGGTGCCCTCGAGCGTCGCGGGGCGGTGGTGACCTGGGGGCCGACCGTTGAGGGCCGTGTCGCGACTGGCCGGGACCTGCTGGCTCAGATCGATCGTCTGCTCGCGGCCGAGCCATCGTGGGTCGTCGCGTCCACGGGGGTGGGGGTCCGCGCCTGGGCGGAGGTCGCCGAGCGCCACGGCCGGCTCCACCTGTTGGAGGCGACGCTGCGCCGCGCCCGGGTCGTCGCCCGTCGCTCGAAGGCGTTGGGTGCATTGCGGTGGCTGGGCGTTGACCCCGTGTTCGTGTCTGCGCAGGAGACCGACGAGGACGTGGCGACGTGGCTGCGCCAGCGGCTTCTGCCCGGGGACCGGGTCGCTGTCCAGGTCCGTGGGGCTGGTTCGCTCGGTGCGTATCAGCGACTGGTTGACGCCGGCGGCGAGGTCCTTCCGCTCGTCCCGTGCACCTCGGTCCCGCCCGCCGATCTTCGACCGGCGCGGGAGTTGGTCCGCCGAGCCTGCGCCGGCGTCGTCGACGTCGTCGTGTGCACGAGCCCGAGCGCGGCAGGCAACCTGATGCGGATCGCGGCAGATATCGGCGTGGAGGGCGCCCTGGTGACCGCGTTGGGCGAGCGTGTGGCGGCCGCCGCAGTCGGGATGATGACCGCCGCGAGCCTCGAGAACGCTGGCGTCCCCGTCGCGATCATGCCGCCACGCCCCCGCACCGGTGAGCTGGTGGGGGCCCTGGGCGGCTGGGCGGCGAGCGGTCGGCAACTGCCCGTTCCGGCCGTGCGCCTGGACCCCGCGGGTCGGGCCGTCATCGCCGACGGGTGCCGTGTCGAGCTCGGGCACCGGGAATTCGGGGTGCTGGCCGCGCTGGTGCGTCGCCCGCACGTGGCCTGCCGTCTTGATCTCCTGGCCGTGGAAGCCTGGGGCCACCGAGCCCCGGACAACCCCCGGCTGATCAAGCACCAGGTGGGGCGATTGCGGCGCAAGCTCGGCTGTCACGGCCGGTCGATCGAGACCGTGCGAGGCGTCGGTTACCGCTACGCGCCGCCGTCAGCAGGCGGTAGCGGGTGA